One part of the Rutidosis leptorrhynchoides isolate AG116_Rl617_1_P2 chromosome 1, CSIRO_AGI_Rlap_v1, whole genome shotgun sequence genome encodes these proteins:
- the LOC139904593 gene encoding uncharacterized protein, with protein sequence MAVELGEHEINFSSRSAVKGQILVDYLAELPADVEASAKHQDTPAPILTSWELYTDDACSAVGAGAGVILTGPDGEEHTYALRFNFDVTNNEAEYEALLAGMWIAHKLNVKVMHAYVDSKLFEAFQVSHVMRGQNKKADTLSKLAALAFDHLGKRILIEKLHAKSIVMMPLVALVEESISTWMTPLIAFLRDGTLPADSADAKKVRTKAPMYALEGDFLYRRNYLGPHLRCIGPNEAEEVVREVHEGACTLHSGHSDNGTQFAGDPFPSWCAELNIKQTFPSVVHQQANGQCEVTNRDIVARIKARLGHGHIGWVDELPKVLWAHRTMPKASTGETSFSLVYGSEAVVPVEIGVPTFRIQNFDEESNSEALRENLNLLEERRLSAAVKEANNKQKIAKYYNLRVRSRSYKCGDLVLHKNDASHVEDTRKLGPYWEGPYRVVGASNIGACHLATLDGKPVKRTWHATLLKKCYM encoded by the exons ATGGCAGTTGAATTAGGGGAACACGAAATAAACttttcttcgcgaagcgcggttaagggtcaaatacttgtggATTACCTGGCAGAGTTACCCGCAGATGTTGAAGCATCTGCTAAACATCAAGACACGCCTGCACCAATTCTGACGTCGTGGGAGTTATACACCGATGACGCCTGTAGCGCAGTGGGCGCAGGTGCAGGGGTAATTTTAACTGGCCCGGATGGTGAAGAGCATACGTATGCATTGCGGTTTAATTTTGATGTtacaaacaatgaagcagaatatgaggctttgTTAGCGGGTATGTGGATTGCGCATAAATTGAATGTAAAAGTAATGCACGCTTATGTGGACTCAAAGCTA tttgaagcttttcaagtTTCTCATGTAATGCGAGGACAAAATAAGAAAGCGGACACACTTAGCAAGTTGGCCGCATTagcctttgatcatctggggaaaagAATTCTCATAGAAAAAttgcatgcgaaatccattgttatgatgcccttAGTGGCACTTGTTGAGGAATCCatctcaacatggatgacaccccTCATTGCTTTTTTGCGGGATGGCACGTTGCCCGCAGATTCTGCCGACGCAAAGAAAGTTCGTACCAAGGCACcaatgtatgcccttgagggtgatttCCTATATCGAAGAAATTATTTAGGACCGCATTTAAGATGCATTGGCCCAAATGAAGCAGAGGAGGTTGTACGCGAGGTTCATGAGGGTGCATGTACTCTTCactcggggcacag TGACAATGGCAcgcagtttgcgggggatccttttccCAGTTGGTGCGCAGAGctcaatattaagcaaactttcccATCGGTTGTACACCAGCAAGCAAATGGCCAATGTGAAGTTACCAACCGAGATATAGTGGCCAGAATAAAGGCCAGACTGGGTCATGGCCATATTGGTTGGGTAGATGAGCTGCCAAAGGTGTTGTGGGCACATCGAACAATGCCTAAAGCAAGCACTGGCGAGACTTCGTTCAGCTTGGTATATGGTTCAGAAGCTGTTGTGCCcgtagaaattggggtaccaacgttccgcatccaGAATTTCGATGAAGAATCCAACTCGGAAGCTTTGCGAGAGAATCTTAATTTGctagaagaacgcagactctctgcggcagtCAAGGAAGCTAACAATAAGCAAAAAATCGCAAAGTATTACAATCTGCGTGTACGTTCACGCTCTTATAAATGTGGGGATCTAGTATTGCATaagaacgacgcaagtcatgtaGAAGATACTAGAAAATTGGGCCCCTACTGGGAAGGCCCATACAGGGTAGTGGGAGCAAGCAACATAGGGGCATGCCATCTTGCTACATTAGATgggaaacctgtgaaacgcacttggcatgcgacgctGTTGAAAAAGTGTTACATGTAG